A portion of the Panthera tigris isolate Pti1 chromosome E1, P.tigris_Pti1_mat1.1, whole genome shotgun sequence genome contains these proteins:
- the CASKIN2 gene encoding caskin-2 isoform X3 — MRPLHYAAWQGRLEPVRLLLRASAAVNAASLDGQIPLHLAAQYGHYEVSEMLLQHQSNPCLVNKAKKTPLDLACEFGRLKVAQLLLNSHLCVALLEGEAKDPCDPNYTTPLHLAAKNGHREVIRQLLRAGIEINRQTKTGTALHEAALYGKTEVVRLLLEGGVDVNIRNTYNQTALDIVNQFTTSQASREIKQLLREASGILKVRALKDFWNLHDPTALNVRAGDVITVLEQHPDGRWKGHIHESQRGTDRVGYFPPGIVEVVSKRVGILAPRLPSVPTPLRPGFSRTQQPPADDPLHSLTYGQLPRVGLSPDSPAGDRNSVGSEGSVGSIRSAGSGQSSEGTNGHGTGLLIENAQPLPSPGEDQVLPGLHPPSLADNLSHRPLVNYHSGEQLFTQDVRPEQLLEGKDAQAIHNWLSEFQLEGYTAHFLQAGYDVPTISRMTPEDLTAIGVTKPGHRKKIASEIAQLSIAEWLPNYIPADLLEWLCALGLPQYHKQLVSSGYDSMGLVADLTWEELQEIGVNKLGHQKKLMLGVKRLAELRRGLLQGEAPAEGGRRLARGPELMAIEGLENGDGPAAAGPRLLTFQGSELSPELQAAMAGGGPEPLPLPPARSPSQESIGARSRGSGHSQEQPAPQPSGGDPSTPQERNLPEGTERPPKLCSPLPGQGPPPYVFMYPQGSPSSPAPGPPPGAPRAFSYLAGPPATPPDPPRPKRRSHSLSRPGPTEGEAEGEAEGPVGSALGSYATLTRRPGRSALARTSPSPTPARGAPRSQSFALRARRKGPPPPPPKRLSSVSGPTTEPPPLDGSPGPKEGASVPRRRTLSEPTGPSEPPGPLAPAGPVSDTEEEEPGPEGTPPSRGSSGEGLPFAEEGNLTIKQRPKPAGPPPRETPVPAGLDFNLTESDTVKRRPKCREREPLQTALLAFGVASATPSPAAPLPSQTPGEAPSSASPSPPRPDPSSLPTQGAPAPLSSGSPAQPPAPPCSGPALENSAGSWRPGETEPPASPAALIKVPGAGTAPKPVSVACTQLAFSGPKLAPRLGPRPVPPPRPENTGAVGSGRAHQRLEQTSSSLAAALRAAEKSIGTEEREGPPGTSTKHILDDISTMFDALADQLDAMLD, encoded by the exons ATGCGCCCACTGCACTACGCAGCCTGGCAAGGCCGGCTGGAGCCCGTGAGGCTGCTGCTGCGGGCCTCCGCGGCCGTGAACGCCGCCTCGCTGGACGGGCAGATCCCGCTGCATCTGGCTGCCCAGTACGGACACTATGAAGTG TCAGAAATGCTCCTCCAGCATCAGTCCAACCCTTGCCTGGTCAACAAGGCAAAGAAGACGCCCCTGGATCTGGCTTGCGAGTTTGGGCGACTTAAG GTGGCCCAGCTACTACTGAACAGTCACTTGTGTGTGGCGCTGCTGGAGGGTGAGGCCAAGGACCCGTGTGACCCCAACTACACCACGCCCCTGCACTTGGCTGCCAAGAACGGCCACCGGGAGGTCATCAG GCAGCTCCTGAGAGCTGGGATCGAGATCAACCGCCAGACCAAGACGGGCACCGCACTCCACGAGGCTGCGCTGTATGGCAAGACCGAGGTAGTCCGGCTGCTCCTGGAG GGCGGGGTGGATGTGAACATTCGGAACACGTATAACCAGACGGCACTGGACATTGTGAATCAGTTCACCACCTCCCAGGCCAGCCGAGAAATCAAGCAGCTGCTGcgtg AGGCCTCGGGGATCCTGAAGGTCCGAGCACTCAAGGACTTCTGGAACCTCCACGATCCCACTGCTCTCAATGTCCGGGCAGGGGATGTCATCACG GTGCTTGAGCAACATCCCGACGGCCGCTGGAAGGGCCACATCCATGAGAGCCAGAGGGGCACGGACCGTGTGGGCTACTTCCCCCCAGGCATCGTGGAGGTGGTCAGCAAGCGAGTGGGCATCCTCGCGCCCCGCCTCCCATCGGtgcccacccccctccgcccAGGCTTCTCTCGGACACAGCAGCCCCCTGCCGATGACCCCCTGCACTCTCTGACCTATGGCCAGCTCCCTCGGGTGGGCCTCAGCCCAGATAGCCCAG CAGGTGACAGGAATAGCGTGGGCAGCGAGGGCAGCGTGGGCAGCATCCGCAGTGCCGGCAGCGGGCAGAGTTCCGAGGGCACCAACGGCCACGGCACCGGCCTTCTTATTGAGAATGCTCAG CCACTGCCTTCCCCCGGAGAGGACCAGGTGTTGCCAGGACTGCACCCCCCGTCCCTGGCAG ACAACCTGAGTCACCGCCCTCTGGTCAACTACCACTCTGGGGAACAGCTTTTCACCCAGGACGTGAGGCCGGAGCAGCTGCTGGAGGGGAAG GATGCGCAGGCCATTCATAACTGGCTGAGTGAGTTCCAGCTGGAAGGCTACACCGCCCACTTCCTGCAGGCCGGCTACGACGTGCCAACCATCAGCCGTATGACGCCTGAG GACCTGACGGCCATCGGGGTCACCAAGCCTGGGCACAGGAAGAAGATCGCCTCGGAGATTGCTCAGCTCAGCATCGCCGAGTGGCTGCCCAACTACATCCCG GCGGACCTGCTGGAGTGGCTGTGCGCGCTGGGGCTGCCGCAGTACCACAAGCAGCTGGTGAGCAGTGGCTACGACTCCATGGGGCTGGTGGCCGACCTCACCTGGGAGGAGCTGCAAGAGATCGGGGTCAACAAGCTCG GTCATCAGAAGAAGCTTATGCTGGGAGTGAAACGGCTGGCCGAGCTTCGGCGGGGCCTACTGCAGGGGGAGGCCCCAGCTGAAGGTGGCCGCCGTCTAGCCAGAGGCCCGGAGCTGATGGCCATTGAGGGGCTGGAGAACGGGGACGGTCCGGCTGCAGCTGGCCCACGCCTCCTCACCTTTCAGGGCAGTGAGCTGAGCCCAGAGCTACAGGCAGCCATGGCTGGGGGTGGCCCcgagcccctccccctgccccctgcccgctCTCCCAGCCAGGAGAGCATTGGAGCACGCTCACGAGGGTCCGGTCACTCCCAGGAACAGCCGGCCCCCCAGCCCAGTGGTGGAGACCCGAGCACCCCACAGGAGAGGAACCTTCCAGAGGGCACAGAGCGGCCCCCGAAGCTTTGTTCCCCACTTCCTGGTCAAGGCCCCCCGCCTTATGTTTTTATGTATCCCCAGGGCTcaccctccagcccagccccggGGCCACCTCCTGGTGCACCTCGTGCCTTCTCCTACTTGGCTGGTCCCCCCGCCACTCCTCCAGACCCACCTCGGCCCAAGCGCCGGTCCCATAGCCTAAGCCGCCCCGGCCCCACCgagggggaagcagagggagaggctgaAGGGCCAGTGGGCAGTGCCTTGGGGAGCTACGCCACCCTCACTCGGCGACCGGGACGCAGTGCCCTAGCTCGGACCAGCCCTAGCCCGACTCCAGCTCGAGGGGCCCCCCGCAGCCAGTCCTTTGCCCTTCGTGCCCGACGCaaaggccccccacccccaccccctaaaCGCCTCAGCTCTGTCTCTGGCCCCACCACGGAGCCGCCTCCACTAGACGGAAGCCCGGGGCCCAAGGAGGGGGCCTCTGTGCCCCGAAGGCGAACACTAAGTGAACCAACTGGCCCATCAGAGCCCCCCGGCCCACTTGCCCCAGCTGGCCCCGTGTCggacacagaggaggaggagccaggACCTGAGGGGACGCCCCCATCTCGGGGCAGCTCAGGAGAAGGGCTCCCGTTTGCCGAGGAGGGGAACCTGACTATCAAACAGCGGCCGAAGCCAgctggccccccaccccgggagacGCCTGTGCCCGCTGGCCTCGATTTCAACCTCACAGAATCAGACACTGTTAAGCGGAGGCCCAAATGCCGGGAGAGAGAGCCGCTGCAGACGGCACTTCTGGCCTTCGGAGTGGCCAGTGCCACGCCCAGCCCCgctgcccccctgccctcccagacCCCCGGCGAGGCCCCCTCCTCAGCTTCTCCCAGCCCTCCCCGGCCTGACCCTAGCAGCCTTCCAACTCAGGGAGCTCCAGCCCCTCTTTCTTCCggctccccagcccagccccctgctccccccTGCTCTGGGCCTGCTCTGGAGAACTCGGCGGGCAGTTGGCGGCCTGGGGAGACCGAGCCACCAGCTTCCCCCGCTGCCCTCATCAAGGTGCCGGGTGCAG GAACAGCCCCCAAGCCTGTGTCTGTGGCCTGCACCCAGCTGGCATTTTCTGGTCCTAAGCTGGCTCCTCGGCTTGGCCCCCGCCCCGTGCCCCCTCCAAGGCCAGAGAACACTGGAGCCGTGGGCTCTGGCCGGGCCCATCAGAGACTGGAACAGACCAGCTCATCCCTGGCGGCTGCATTAAGGGCCGCAGAGAAGAGCATTGGCACAGAGGAACGAGAAGG CCCTCCCGGCACCTCCACCAAGCACATTCTGGATGACATCAGCACCATGTTTGATGCCCTGGCTGACCAGCTGGATGCCATGCTTGATTGA
- the CASKIN2 gene encoding caskin-2 isoform X1, producing the protein MGREQDLILAVKNGDVTGVQKLVAKVKAAKTKLLGSTKRLNVNYQDADGFSALHHAALGGSLELIALLLEAQATVDIKDSNGMRPLHYAAWQGRLEPVRLLLRASAAVNAASLDGQIPLHLAAQYGHYEVSEMLLQHQSNPCLVNKAKKTPLDLACEFGRLKVAQLLLNSHLCVALLEGEAKDPCDPNYTTPLHLAAKNGHREVIRQLLRAGIEINRQTKTGTALHEAALYGKTEVVRLLLEGGVDVNIRNTYNQTALDIVNQFTTSQASREIKQLLREASGILKVRALKDFWNLHDPTALNVRAGDVITVLEQHPDGRWKGHIHESQRGTDRVGYFPPGIVEVVSKRVGILAPRLPSVPTPLRPGFSRTQQPPADDPLHSLTYGQLPRVGLSPDSPAGDRNSVGSEGSVGSIRSAGSGQSSEGTNGHGTGLLIENAQPLPSPGEDQVLPGLHPPSLADNLSHRPLVNYHSGEQLFTQDVRPEQLLEGKDAQAIHNWLSEFQLEGYTAHFLQAGYDVPTISRMTPEDLTAIGVTKPGHRKKIASEIAQLSIAEWLPNYIPADLLEWLCALGLPQYHKQLVSSGYDSMGLVADLTWEELQEIGVNKLGHQKKLMLGVKRLAELRRGLLQGEAPAEGGRRLARGPELMAIEGLENGDGPAAAGPRLLTFQGSELSPELQAAMAGGGPEPLPLPPARSPSQESIGARSRGSGHSQEQPAPQPSGGDPSTPQERNLPEGTERPPKLCSPLPGQGPPPYVFMYPQGSPSSPAPGPPPGAPRAFSYLAGPPATPPDPPRPKRRSHSLSRPGPTEGEAEGEAEGPVGSALGSYATLTRRPGRSALARTSPSPTPARGAPRSQSFALRARRKGPPPPPPKRLSSVSGPTTEPPPLDGSPGPKEGASVPRRRTLSEPTGPSEPPGPLAPAGPVSDTEEEEPGPEGTPPSRGSSGEGLPFAEEGNLTIKQRPKPAGPPPRETPVPAGLDFNLTESDTVKRRPKCREREPLQTALLAFGVASATPSPAAPLPSQTPGEAPSSASPSPPRPDPSSLPTQGAPAPLSSGSPAQPPAPPCSGPALENSAGSWRPGETEPPASPAALIKVPGAGTAPKPVSVACTQLAFSGPKLAPRLGPRPVPPPRPENTGAVGSGRAHQRLEQTSSSLAAALRAAEKSIGTEEREGPPGTSTKHILDDISTMFDALADQLDAMLD; encoded by the exons AGCTCCTCGGCTCCACGAAGAGACTCAACGTCAACTACCAGGATGCTGATGG ATTCTCTGCCCTCCATCATGCCGCCTTGGGGGGCAGCCTGGAGCTCATAGCCTTGCTACTGGAGGCTCAGGCCACCGTTGACATCAAAGACAGCAATG GCATGCGCCCACTGCACTACGCAGCCTGGCAAGGCCGGCTGGAGCCCGTGAGGCTGCTGCTGCGGGCCTCCGCGGCCGTGAACGCCGCCTCGCTGGACGGGCAGATCCCGCTGCATCTGGCTGCCCAGTACGGACACTATGAAGTG TCAGAAATGCTCCTCCAGCATCAGTCCAACCCTTGCCTGGTCAACAAGGCAAAGAAGACGCCCCTGGATCTGGCTTGCGAGTTTGGGCGACTTAAG GTGGCCCAGCTACTACTGAACAGTCACTTGTGTGTGGCGCTGCTGGAGGGTGAGGCCAAGGACCCGTGTGACCCCAACTACACCACGCCCCTGCACTTGGCTGCCAAGAACGGCCACCGGGAGGTCATCAG GCAGCTCCTGAGAGCTGGGATCGAGATCAACCGCCAGACCAAGACGGGCACCGCACTCCACGAGGCTGCGCTGTATGGCAAGACCGAGGTAGTCCGGCTGCTCCTGGAG GGCGGGGTGGATGTGAACATTCGGAACACGTATAACCAGACGGCACTGGACATTGTGAATCAGTTCACCACCTCCCAGGCCAGCCGAGAAATCAAGCAGCTGCTGcgtg AGGCCTCGGGGATCCTGAAGGTCCGAGCACTCAAGGACTTCTGGAACCTCCACGATCCCACTGCTCTCAATGTCCGGGCAGGGGATGTCATCACG GTGCTTGAGCAACATCCCGACGGCCGCTGGAAGGGCCACATCCATGAGAGCCAGAGGGGCACGGACCGTGTGGGCTACTTCCCCCCAGGCATCGTGGAGGTGGTCAGCAAGCGAGTGGGCATCCTCGCGCCCCGCCTCCCATCGGtgcccacccccctccgcccAGGCTTCTCTCGGACACAGCAGCCCCCTGCCGATGACCCCCTGCACTCTCTGACCTATGGCCAGCTCCCTCGGGTGGGCCTCAGCCCAGATAGCCCAG CAGGTGACAGGAATAGCGTGGGCAGCGAGGGCAGCGTGGGCAGCATCCGCAGTGCCGGCAGCGGGCAGAGTTCCGAGGGCACCAACGGCCACGGCACCGGCCTTCTTATTGAGAATGCTCAG CCACTGCCTTCCCCCGGAGAGGACCAGGTGTTGCCAGGACTGCACCCCCCGTCCCTGGCAG ACAACCTGAGTCACCGCCCTCTGGTCAACTACCACTCTGGGGAACAGCTTTTCACCCAGGACGTGAGGCCGGAGCAGCTGCTGGAGGGGAAG GATGCGCAGGCCATTCATAACTGGCTGAGTGAGTTCCAGCTGGAAGGCTACACCGCCCACTTCCTGCAGGCCGGCTACGACGTGCCAACCATCAGCCGTATGACGCCTGAG GACCTGACGGCCATCGGGGTCACCAAGCCTGGGCACAGGAAGAAGATCGCCTCGGAGATTGCTCAGCTCAGCATCGCCGAGTGGCTGCCCAACTACATCCCG GCGGACCTGCTGGAGTGGCTGTGCGCGCTGGGGCTGCCGCAGTACCACAAGCAGCTGGTGAGCAGTGGCTACGACTCCATGGGGCTGGTGGCCGACCTCACCTGGGAGGAGCTGCAAGAGATCGGGGTCAACAAGCTCG GTCATCAGAAGAAGCTTATGCTGGGAGTGAAACGGCTGGCCGAGCTTCGGCGGGGCCTACTGCAGGGGGAGGCCCCAGCTGAAGGTGGCCGCCGTCTAGCCAGAGGCCCGGAGCTGATGGCCATTGAGGGGCTGGAGAACGGGGACGGTCCGGCTGCAGCTGGCCCACGCCTCCTCACCTTTCAGGGCAGTGAGCTGAGCCCAGAGCTACAGGCAGCCATGGCTGGGGGTGGCCCcgagcccctccccctgccccctgcccgctCTCCCAGCCAGGAGAGCATTGGAGCACGCTCACGAGGGTCCGGTCACTCCCAGGAACAGCCGGCCCCCCAGCCCAGTGGTGGAGACCCGAGCACCCCACAGGAGAGGAACCTTCCAGAGGGCACAGAGCGGCCCCCGAAGCTTTGTTCCCCACTTCCTGGTCAAGGCCCCCCGCCTTATGTTTTTATGTATCCCCAGGGCTcaccctccagcccagccccggGGCCACCTCCTGGTGCACCTCGTGCCTTCTCCTACTTGGCTGGTCCCCCCGCCACTCCTCCAGACCCACCTCGGCCCAAGCGCCGGTCCCATAGCCTAAGCCGCCCCGGCCCCACCgagggggaagcagagggagaggctgaAGGGCCAGTGGGCAGTGCCTTGGGGAGCTACGCCACCCTCACTCGGCGACCGGGACGCAGTGCCCTAGCTCGGACCAGCCCTAGCCCGACTCCAGCTCGAGGGGCCCCCCGCAGCCAGTCCTTTGCCCTTCGTGCCCGACGCaaaggccccccacccccaccccctaaaCGCCTCAGCTCTGTCTCTGGCCCCACCACGGAGCCGCCTCCACTAGACGGAAGCCCGGGGCCCAAGGAGGGGGCCTCTGTGCCCCGAAGGCGAACACTAAGTGAACCAACTGGCCCATCAGAGCCCCCCGGCCCACTTGCCCCAGCTGGCCCCGTGTCggacacagaggaggaggagccaggACCTGAGGGGACGCCCCCATCTCGGGGCAGCTCAGGAGAAGGGCTCCCGTTTGCCGAGGAGGGGAACCTGACTATCAAACAGCGGCCGAAGCCAgctggccccccaccccgggagacGCCTGTGCCCGCTGGCCTCGATTTCAACCTCACAGAATCAGACACTGTTAAGCGGAGGCCCAAATGCCGGGAGAGAGAGCCGCTGCAGACGGCACTTCTGGCCTTCGGAGTGGCCAGTGCCACGCCCAGCCCCgctgcccccctgccctcccagacCCCCGGCGAGGCCCCCTCCTCAGCTTCTCCCAGCCCTCCCCGGCCTGACCCTAGCAGCCTTCCAACTCAGGGAGCTCCAGCCCCTCTTTCTTCCggctccccagcccagccccctgctccccccTGCTCTGGGCCTGCTCTGGAGAACTCGGCGGGCAGTTGGCGGCCTGGGGAGACCGAGCCACCAGCTTCCCCCGCTGCCCTCATCAAGGTGCCGGGTGCAG GAACAGCCCCCAAGCCTGTGTCTGTGGCCTGCACCCAGCTGGCATTTTCTGGTCCTAAGCTGGCTCCTCGGCTTGGCCCCCGCCCCGTGCCCCCTCCAAGGCCAGAGAACACTGGAGCCGTGGGCTCTGGCCGGGCCCATCAGAGACTGGAACAGACCAGCTCATCCCTGGCGGCTGCATTAAGGGCCGCAGAGAAGAGCATTGGCACAGAGGAACGAGAAGG CCCTCCCGGCACCTCCACCAAGCACATTCTGGATGACATCAGCACCATGTTTGATGCCCTGGCTGACCAGCTGGATGCCATGCTTGATTGA
- the CASKIN2 gene encoding caskin-2 isoform X2 yields MLMGMRPLHYAAWQGRLEPVRLLLRASAAVNAASLDGQIPLHLAAQYGHYEVSEMLLQHQSNPCLVNKAKKTPLDLACEFGRLKVAQLLLNSHLCVALLEGEAKDPCDPNYTTPLHLAAKNGHREVIRQLLRAGIEINRQTKTGTALHEAALYGKTEVVRLLLEGGVDVNIRNTYNQTALDIVNQFTTSQASREIKQLLREASGILKVRALKDFWNLHDPTALNVRAGDVITVLEQHPDGRWKGHIHESQRGTDRVGYFPPGIVEVVSKRVGILAPRLPSVPTPLRPGFSRTQQPPADDPLHSLTYGQLPRVGLSPDSPAGDRNSVGSEGSVGSIRSAGSGQSSEGTNGHGTGLLIENAQPLPSPGEDQVLPGLHPPSLADNLSHRPLVNYHSGEQLFTQDVRPEQLLEGKDAQAIHNWLSEFQLEGYTAHFLQAGYDVPTISRMTPEDLTAIGVTKPGHRKKIASEIAQLSIAEWLPNYIPADLLEWLCALGLPQYHKQLVSSGYDSMGLVADLTWEELQEIGVNKLGHQKKLMLGVKRLAELRRGLLQGEAPAEGGRRLARGPELMAIEGLENGDGPAAAGPRLLTFQGSELSPELQAAMAGGGPEPLPLPPARSPSQESIGARSRGSGHSQEQPAPQPSGGDPSTPQERNLPEGTERPPKLCSPLPGQGPPPYVFMYPQGSPSSPAPGPPPGAPRAFSYLAGPPATPPDPPRPKRRSHSLSRPGPTEGEAEGEAEGPVGSALGSYATLTRRPGRSALARTSPSPTPARGAPRSQSFALRARRKGPPPPPPKRLSSVSGPTTEPPPLDGSPGPKEGASVPRRRTLSEPTGPSEPPGPLAPAGPVSDTEEEEPGPEGTPPSRGSSGEGLPFAEEGNLTIKQRPKPAGPPPRETPVPAGLDFNLTESDTVKRRPKCREREPLQTALLAFGVASATPSPAAPLPSQTPGEAPSSASPSPPRPDPSSLPTQGAPAPLSSGSPAQPPAPPCSGPALENSAGSWRPGETEPPASPAALIKVPGAGTAPKPVSVACTQLAFSGPKLAPRLGPRPVPPPRPENTGAVGSGRAHQRLEQTSSSLAAALRAAEKSIGTEEREGPPGTSTKHILDDISTMFDALADQLDAMLD; encoded by the exons ATGCTGATGG GCATGCGCCCACTGCACTACGCAGCCTGGCAAGGCCGGCTGGAGCCCGTGAGGCTGCTGCTGCGGGCCTCCGCGGCCGTGAACGCCGCCTCGCTGGACGGGCAGATCCCGCTGCATCTGGCTGCCCAGTACGGACACTATGAAGTG TCAGAAATGCTCCTCCAGCATCAGTCCAACCCTTGCCTGGTCAACAAGGCAAAGAAGACGCCCCTGGATCTGGCTTGCGAGTTTGGGCGACTTAAG GTGGCCCAGCTACTACTGAACAGTCACTTGTGTGTGGCGCTGCTGGAGGGTGAGGCCAAGGACCCGTGTGACCCCAACTACACCACGCCCCTGCACTTGGCTGCCAAGAACGGCCACCGGGAGGTCATCAG GCAGCTCCTGAGAGCTGGGATCGAGATCAACCGCCAGACCAAGACGGGCACCGCACTCCACGAGGCTGCGCTGTATGGCAAGACCGAGGTAGTCCGGCTGCTCCTGGAG GGCGGGGTGGATGTGAACATTCGGAACACGTATAACCAGACGGCACTGGACATTGTGAATCAGTTCACCACCTCCCAGGCCAGCCGAGAAATCAAGCAGCTGCTGcgtg AGGCCTCGGGGATCCTGAAGGTCCGAGCACTCAAGGACTTCTGGAACCTCCACGATCCCACTGCTCTCAATGTCCGGGCAGGGGATGTCATCACG GTGCTTGAGCAACATCCCGACGGCCGCTGGAAGGGCCACATCCATGAGAGCCAGAGGGGCACGGACCGTGTGGGCTACTTCCCCCCAGGCATCGTGGAGGTGGTCAGCAAGCGAGTGGGCATCCTCGCGCCCCGCCTCCCATCGGtgcccacccccctccgcccAGGCTTCTCTCGGACACAGCAGCCCCCTGCCGATGACCCCCTGCACTCTCTGACCTATGGCCAGCTCCCTCGGGTGGGCCTCAGCCCAGATAGCCCAG CAGGTGACAGGAATAGCGTGGGCAGCGAGGGCAGCGTGGGCAGCATCCGCAGTGCCGGCAGCGGGCAGAGTTCCGAGGGCACCAACGGCCACGGCACCGGCCTTCTTATTGAGAATGCTCAG CCACTGCCTTCCCCCGGAGAGGACCAGGTGTTGCCAGGACTGCACCCCCCGTCCCTGGCAG ACAACCTGAGTCACCGCCCTCTGGTCAACTACCACTCTGGGGAACAGCTTTTCACCCAGGACGTGAGGCCGGAGCAGCTGCTGGAGGGGAAG GATGCGCAGGCCATTCATAACTGGCTGAGTGAGTTCCAGCTGGAAGGCTACACCGCCCACTTCCTGCAGGCCGGCTACGACGTGCCAACCATCAGCCGTATGACGCCTGAG GACCTGACGGCCATCGGGGTCACCAAGCCTGGGCACAGGAAGAAGATCGCCTCGGAGATTGCTCAGCTCAGCATCGCCGAGTGGCTGCCCAACTACATCCCG GCGGACCTGCTGGAGTGGCTGTGCGCGCTGGGGCTGCCGCAGTACCACAAGCAGCTGGTGAGCAGTGGCTACGACTCCATGGGGCTGGTGGCCGACCTCACCTGGGAGGAGCTGCAAGAGATCGGGGTCAACAAGCTCG GTCATCAGAAGAAGCTTATGCTGGGAGTGAAACGGCTGGCCGAGCTTCGGCGGGGCCTACTGCAGGGGGAGGCCCCAGCTGAAGGTGGCCGCCGTCTAGCCAGAGGCCCGGAGCTGATGGCCATTGAGGGGCTGGAGAACGGGGACGGTCCGGCTGCAGCTGGCCCACGCCTCCTCACCTTTCAGGGCAGTGAGCTGAGCCCAGAGCTACAGGCAGCCATGGCTGGGGGTGGCCCcgagcccctccccctgccccctgcccgctCTCCCAGCCAGGAGAGCATTGGAGCACGCTCACGAGGGTCCGGTCACTCCCAGGAACAGCCGGCCCCCCAGCCCAGTGGTGGAGACCCGAGCACCCCACAGGAGAGGAACCTTCCAGAGGGCACAGAGCGGCCCCCGAAGCTTTGTTCCCCACTTCCTGGTCAAGGCCCCCCGCCTTATGTTTTTATGTATCCCCAGGGCTcaccctccagcccagccccggGGCCACCTCCTGGTGCACCTCGTGCCTTCTCCTACTTGGCTGGTCCCCCCGCCACTCCTCCAGACCCACCTCGGCCCAAGCGCCGGTCCCATAGCCTAAGCCGCCCCGGCCCCACCgagggggaagcagagggagaggctgaAGGGCCAGTGGGCAGTGCCTTGGGGAGCTACGCCACCCTCACTCGGCGACCGGGACGCAGTGCCCTAGCTCGGACCAGCCCTAGCCCGACTCCAGCTCGAGGGGCCCCCCGCAGCCAGTCCTTTGCCCTTCGTGCCCGACGCaaaggccccccacccccaccccctaaaCGCCTCAGCTCTGTCTCTGGCCCCACCACGGAGCCGCCTCCACTAGACGGAAGCCCGGGGCCCAAGGAGGGGGCCTCTGTGCCCCGAAGGCGAACACTAAGTGAACCAACTGGCCCATCAGAGCCCCCCGGCCCACTTGCCCCAGCTGGCCCCGTGTCggacacagaggaggaggagccaggACCTGAGGGGACGCCCCCATCTCGGGGCAGCTCAGGAGAAGGGCTCCCGTTTGCCGAGGAGGGGAACCTGACTATCAAACAGCGGCCGAAGCCAgctggccccccaccccgggagacGCCTGTGCCCGCTGGCCTCGATTTCAACCTCACAGAATCAGACACTGTTAAGCGGAGGCCCAAATGCCGGGAGAGAGAGCCGCTGCAGACGGCACTTCTGGCCTTCGGAGTGGCCAGTGCCACGCCCAGCCCCgctgcccccctgccctcccagacCCCCGGCGAGGCCCCCTCCTCAGCTTCTCCCAGCCCTCCCCGGCCTGACCCTAGCAGCCTTCCAACTCAGGGAGCTCCAGCCCCTCTTTCTTCCggctccccagcccagccccctgctccccccTGCTCTGGGCCTGCTCTGGAGAACTCGGCGGGCAGTTGGCGGCCTGGGGAGACCGAGCCACCAGCTTCCCCCGCTGCCCTCATCAAGGTGCCGGGTGCAG GAACAGCCCCCAAGCCTGTGTCTGTGGCCTGCACCCAGCTGGCATTTTCTGGTCCTAAGCTGGCTCCTCGGCTTGGCCCCCGCCCCGTGCCCCCTCCAAGGCCAGAGAACACTGGAGCCGTGGGCTCTGGCCGGGCCCATCAGAGACTGGAACAGACCAGCTCATCCCTGGCGGCTGCATTAAGGGCCGCAGAGAAGAGCATTGGCACAGAGGAACGAGAAGG CCCTCCCGGCACCTCCACCAAGCACATTCTGGATGACATCAGCACCATGTTTGATGCCCTGGCTGACCAGCTGGATGCCATGCTTGATTGA